AGGCTGGGTGAAGAACCACGAGGCGACCGAGCCCACAAGCAAGGGTTACGCAAATGAACCGGGCGGTCGGAGTAATCTTCCTGGGACTCGTCATATGGATGCTGATCCAGCAGCTCTAGCCCACACCCGACCTCCCCTGTAGCGGTTCGGTCGGCAGGCCTGTTCGGCAGCGACCCCGCGGCAGCAGGGCCGACCCCTTGATGTCCCATAGCGCTCTGGATGTCATGAGTCGTTGTACTCATGCGTGGTGGTCTTCCCGCGCGTCACACTGCCTTGGCCGTGACAGACCAT
This region of Streptomyces ambofaciens ATCC 23877 genomic DNA includes:
- a CDS encoding DUF6199 family natural product biosynthesis protein; translation: MGVIQVVRPQLLWKANARLQRGWVKNHEATEPTSKGYANEPGGRSNLPGTRHMDADPAALAHTRPPL